In Stieleria varia, one genomic interval encodes:
- a CDS encoding 2Fe-2S iron-sulfur cluster-binding protein gives MPKLTVEGVGEFEVAAGKRLVKALTEDAGTDQLHACGGVSRCTTCRVKFHSGEPDKITEAEKETLRVREVTEKGVRLSCQIACEADMHVELISRFEGSGRKDAGSPVADEIEPTPVWTEK, from the coding sequence ATGCCGAAGTTGACCGTAGAAGGTGTTGGTGAATTCGAAGTTGCTGCCGGAAAACGACTTGTCAAGGCCCTCACCGAGGACGCCGGAACCGACCAATTGCACGCCTGCGGAGGCGTTTCACGCTGTACCACTTGCCGAGTGAAGTTCCATTCCGGGGAGCCGGACAAGATCACCGAGGCCGAAAAAGAAACCCTGAGGGTCCGGGAAGTCACCGAGAAAGGAGTGCGATTGAGCTGCCAAATCGCTTGCGAGGCAGACATGCACGTCGAGCTGATCAGCCGCTTCGAGGGTTCCGGCCGCAAGGACGCAGGCTCCCCCGTCGCCGACGAAATCGAGCCCACACCCGTCTGGACCGAAAAGTAG
- a CDS encoding thioredoxin domain-containing protein, producing the protein MNSSRLCLSLLLCLISLGWCSPLERIFAEEPTQPARPTNRLAAESSPYLLQHAHNPVDWYPWGDEAFAKAKRENKMVFLSVGYAACHWCHVMERETFEDAEIAAFLNEHFVCIKVDREERPDVDQIYMTAVQMISGSGGWPMSVFLLPDAKPFWGGTYFPARTGDRGQATGFLSIIRQINEAWKSQPDTVSKQAEHVTSAIQAQQALESKEERSKRPALQPSWVDAVARELARQFDEDHGGFGYSETNPNQPKFPEPSNLIYLLHRAKQQGLDEVERERARTMLTATLDGMIAGAMFDHIGGGFHRYSVDRYWMIPHFEKMLYDNAQLASVFAQAYQLTENPEYRLIAERTCQFVIDELTAPGGGFYSSLDADSEGVEGKFYRWTKEELDEAANEIDGYATFAKTYRLDQPPTFEEEFFVPHPGKPLAEIAGETGKTFPELVASLEASRKRLLEVRAKRKRPPTDTKILTAWNGLMIAGLADAGRLLDRPDFIDAAIASADFIQSNLVDENGRLLRTHAGGAAKLNGYIDDYAFYVSGLLALYQATENPKWLAAAEQWNDKLLELFWDEADHGFFFTTHDHPTLIVRVKDSVDSAVPSGVGVTLQNLADLVRLTEDKGKPKLYVERILQTLSSLTPYFQRAPASVPRAATVLAQSTSAFPG; encoded by the coding sequence GTGAATTCATCCCGCCTCTGTTTGTCGCTGCTTCTCTGCTTGATTTCCCTCGGTTGGTGTTCGCCTCTGGAACGCATTTTCGCCGAAGAGCCAACCCAGCCTGCACGGCCCACCAATCGACTCGCCGCTGAGTCCAGTCCTTACCTGCTACAACACGCTCACAATCCGGTCGACTGGTATCCGTGGGGCGACGAAGCGTTCGCGAAAGCAAAACGCGAAAACAAGATGGTGTTCTTGTCCGTCGGCTATGCGGCATGTCATTGGTGTCACGTGATGGAACGCGAGACGTTTGAGGACGCTGAGATCGCAGCGTTTCTCAACGAGCACTTTGTGTGCATCAAAGTCGATCGCGAAGAACGGCCCGATGTCGACCAGATCTACATGACGGCGGTGCAAATGATCTCGGGCAGTGGCGGTTGGCCAATGTCCGTCTTCTTGCTGCCCGATGCGAAACCGTTTTGGGGAGGAACGTACTTCCCAGCCCGAACAGGTGACCGTGGCCAAGCCACCGGATTCTTGAGCATCATCCGGCAGATCAACGAGGCTTGGAAAAGCCAGCCGGACACCGTTTCCAAACAAGCAGAGCATGTGACCTCTGCCATCCAAGCCCAACAGGCACTCGAATCAAAAGAGGAAAGAAGCAAGCGACCTGCGTTGCAGCCATCTTGGGTCGACGCGGTCGCGAGAGAGCTGGCAAGACAGTTTGACGAGGATCACGGAGGCTTTGGCTACTCGGAAACCAATCCCAATCAACCAAAGTTTCCCGAGCCATCCAACTTGATCTACCTATTGCATCGCGCTAAGCAACAGGGACTCGACGAAGTTGAGCGTGAGCGCGCCCGGACCATGTTGACCGCCACACTCGACGGCATGATCGCCGGGGCGATGTTCGACCATATCGGCGGCGGATTTCACCGTTACAGTGTCGATCGCTATTGGATGATTCCGCACTTTGAGAAAATGCTGTACGACAACGCCCAATTGGCATCGGTGTTTGCTCAAGCCTACCAACTCACTGAAAACCCCGAATACCGACTGATCGCCGAGCGAACTTGCCAATTCGTGATCGATGAACTGACGGCACCCGGCGGCGGATTCTATAGCTCGCTGGACGCCGATAGCGAAGGAGTAGAGGGCAAGTTCTATCGATGGACCAAGGAAGAGCTGGACGAGGCGGCAAACGAAATTGACGGCTACGCTACTTTTGCGAAAACGTACCGATTGGATCAGCCACCGACATTCGAAGAAGAGTTCTTTGTTCCGCATCCTGGAAAGCCGCTCGCTGAGATCGCGGGCGAAACCGGCAAGACTTTTCCGGAGCTTGTGGCCTCATTGGAAGCCTCTCGCAAGCGGTTGTTGGAGGTGCGGGCAAAACGCAAACGACCGCCAACAGACACCAAGATCCTGACGGCATGGAACGGACTGATGATTGCAGGGCTTGCCGACGCAGGCCGTTTGCTCGATCGCCCCGACTTCATCGATGCCGCGATTGCGTCAGCAGACTTTATCCAGTCCAACCTCGTCGATGAAAACGGACGATTGTTGCGAACCCACGCCGGCGGCGCAGCCAAACTGAATGGCTACATCGACGACTATGCGTTTTATGTGTCCGGATTACTCGCGCTCTATCAAGCGACCGAAAACCCCAAGTGGCTCGCCGCCGCCGAGCAATGGAATGACAAGTTGCTAGAGTTGTTTTGGGACGAAGCCGACCATGGATTCTTCTTCACCACGCACGACCATCCAACGTTGATCGTCCGCGTCAAAGATTCCGTGGACAGCGCCGTCCCATCGGGCGTCGGCGTGACGCTGCAGAATCTCGCGGACTTGGTTCGTCTCACCGAAGACAAGGGCAAACCAAAGCTTTATGTAGAACGCATCCTGCAGACGCTCTCGTCACTCACACCGTACTTCCAACGCGCCCCCGCATCGGTCCCCCGGGCCGCCACCGTGCTGGCCCAAAGTACGTCAGCCTTTCCAGGCTGA
- a CDS encoding alpha/beta hydrolase family protein, translating to MKASIYNLLRVLVVSCLAFAASANLTADEPAATRPLQNLPEEPAAEMVAGIDRFLLQQLALTGQQRDKHWQERRQWDENRQFLIQQLGLEPQRYSPTTGFLHEDSPVHSGDTFTATHVRWPVLGHPAPQAADAVGMWGEAIHLRPHAPAGRLTIVMPDADELPESWLFPLEVESDDDQHAWQNRRVYLQTLAQSGTDVIIVATVNRGLHQHNSATMTRREYLHRAAFELGRTLTGYEIQTIQSLLDRFADYQHKSVYAAGESINAALMATAIDSRVDSLTVEGLIGTRANVWSEPISRQIFGLHNRFDNAHLLALIAPRKVTVIEARNYSIELPGGGGAPATWQSPDRAEYEAQLVVLREVCKREGLTLSSWFNSLPDDAHLMPHRNSAIQLAKSSNVNTILAQASRRSDRLFDTIDAYNQLLLTESEYEREGYLNIGLQRNDHETNVVDASSIAAYQDSIEPFRDDFRENVIGWYDEPLLAPDPRSTVAFQGESWTAHHVMLDVFPDVFAYGILLLPNDIQPTDSRPVVVCQHGLEGRPEDTIRGDHRAYHDYAAKLADMGYVVFAPQNPYIGQDKFRTLQRKSYPMGKTLFSVIGAQHQQILGWLKTVPGVNADKIAFYGLSYGGKSAMRLPALLPDYCLSICSADFNDWVWKNASSRSRYSYIGTGEYEIFEFGLGKKFNYAEMAALIAPRPFMVERGHHDGVAPDDRVAKEFAKVRYLYEARLQLADRCEIEWFNGPHTINGQGTFQFLEKHLGKAKD from the coding sequence ATGAAAGCCTCCATCTACAACCTTCTTCGCGTACTCGTTGTCTCATGTCTGGCTTTCGCAGCATCAGCAAATTTGACCGCGGACGAGCCAGCGGCAACGAGGCCTTTGCAGAATTTGCCGGAGGAACCCGCAGCCGAGATGGTTGCCGGCATCGATCGTTTTCTGCTGCAACAACTTGCTCTCACCGGTCAACAACGCGACAAACATTGGCAGGAACGGCGACAGTGGGATGAGAACCGCCAATTCCTGATCCAACAACTCGGTCTTGAGCCCCAACGCTATTCGCCGACAACGGGATTTCTTCATGAAGATTCCCCCGTTCACTCCGGTGATACGTTCACGGCCACACATGTTCGTTGGCCTGTGCTCGGGCACCCCGCTCCACAGGCCGCCGACGCCGTCGGGATGTGGGGGGAAGCGATTCATTTGCGACCGCATGCCCCAGCGGGCAGGCTGACGATTGTGATGCCCGACGCGGACGAGCTGCCCGAAAGTTGGCTGTTCCCGCTGGAGGTCGAATCAGACGACGATCAGCATGCATGGCAAAATCGCCGCGTCTACCTACAAACGCTCGCGCAAAGCGGAACCGACGTGATCATCGTCGCCACCGTCAACCGCGGCCTACATCAGCACAACTCGGCAACGATGACCCGTCGTGAATACCTGCACCGCGCAGCGTTCGAACTCGGACGTACGCTGACGGGCTACGAGATTCAAACCATCCAATCGCTTTTGGATCGATTCGCCGACTATCAGCACAAGTCTGTTTACGCGGCAGGCGAAAGCATCAATGCTGCTTTGATGGCAACCGCAATCGACTCTCGCGTCGATTCACTTACCGTGGAAGGTCTGATCGGCACGCGAGCCAATGTTTGGAGCGAGCCGATCAGTCGTCAAATCTTCGGTCTGCACAACCGCTTCGACAACGCTCACTTGTTGGCATTGATTGCACCACGAAAGGTAACCGTGATCGAGGCGCGTAACTATTCGATTGAGCTACCCGGTGGCGGCGGAGCACCCGCGACCTGGCAATCTCCAGACCGGGCCGAGTATGAGGCACAACTGGTGGTCTTACGAGAAGTATGCAAGCGAGAAGGTCTGACATTGTCTTCTTGGTTCAACTCGTTACCCGATGACGCTCATTTAATGCCCCATCGCAACTCAGCGATCCAGCTCGCGAAGTCATCAAACGTGAACACAATTCTGGCACAAGCAAGCCGCCGCAGCGATCGCCTATTCGACACCATCGACGCATACAATCAACTGCTGCTGACGGAGTCCGAGTATGAACGCGAGGGATACCTGAATATCGGATTACAACGCAATGACCACGAAACCAATGTCGTCGACGCAAGTTCCATCGCGGCGTATCAAGACTCCATCGAGCCTTTCCGCGACGATTTTCGCGAGAACGTGATCGGCTGGTACGACGAACCACTGCTCGCCCCGGATCCCCGTTCAACGGTTGCCTTTCAGGGTGAGAGCTGGACGGCTCACCATGTGATGCTGGATGTCTTTCCCGACGTGTTCGCGTACGGCATTCTGCTGTTGCCAAACGATATCCAGCCGACGGACTCACGTCCCGTCGTGGTTTGCCAACATGGACTCGAAGGTCGCCCGGAGGACACGATCCGGGGTGACCATCGCGCCTATCACGATTACGCAGCCAAGCTTGCTGACATGGGATACGTGGTCTTTGCACCCCAGAATCCATACATCGGACAAGACAAATTTCGAACGCTGCAGCGAAAATCGTATCCGATGGGCAAGACGTTGTTCTCTGTCATCGGTGCACAGCATCAGCAGATACTGGGCTGGCTGAAGACCGTGCCGGGAGTGAACGCGGACAAGATCGCGTTCTATGGTTTGTCATACGGTGGTAAATCTGCCATGCGTCTCCCCGCGTTGTTGCCCGATTACTGTTTGTCCATCTGCTCAGCGGACTTCAACGACTGGGTTTGGAAAAACGCGTCCTCACGTTCGCGATACAGCTACATCGGAACGGGCGAGTACGAAATCTTTGAATTCGGCTTGGGCAAGAAGTTCAACTACGCCGAGATGGCTGCCTTGATCGCCCCAAGACCTTTCATGGTCGAACGGGGCCACCACGACGGCGTCGCACCAGACGATCGAGTGGCCAAGGAGTTTGCCAAGGTTCGCTACCTCTACGAAGCACGATTGCAACTTGCCGACCGATGCGAGATCGAATGGTTCAACGGCCCCCACACGATCAACGGCCAAGGAACCTTTCAGTTCCTAGAGAAACATCTCGGCAAAGCGAAAGACTAG
- a CDS encoding DoxX family protein translates to MPKIAGWVLSVLIAVFLIVASAMGKFTQWEGKAEMFAKLGWTEDVMFWIGVVEVAIAILFLIPQTAFVAAILLAAYLGGATATHIRVGDPFYFPIIIGVLAWIALGLRSPAVFRLAFGKQA, encoded by the coding sequence ATGCCGAAGATAGCCGGATGGGTGTTGAGCGTTTTGATTGCCGTGTTTCTGATCGTGGCCAGCGCGATGGGAAAGTTCACGCAATGGGAAGGCAAGGCGGAGATGTTTGCAAAGTTGGGCTGGACGGAAGACGTCATGTTCTGGATCGGAGTGGTCGAAGTGGCCATTGCGATTCTATTCCTGATCCCACAAACAGCGTTTGTCGCTGCAATCCTGTTGGCGGCCTATCTGGGAGGAGCCACCGCAACGCACATTCGCGTCGGCGACCCATTCTATTTCCCGATTATCATCGGCGTTCTCGCATGGATCGCACTGGGACTTCGTAGCCCCGCTGTTTTTCGACTGGCGTTCGGCAAGCAGGCGTGA